The DNA window ACTTATTGAGTAATGAATTGGCTGGATTCTTGCGAAAGCAGGAATCCAGTTTTTTATTAACTATAAATGGGAGGCATAAAGTGAGCATTAGTCGTGTATCACTTGTTAAGGGTTGGCTGTATCTTGGCATAACAAGTCTTGTTCTTGCAGGGATGCTGTCGATAATATTGGTTTTTTCAAGAACTCCCTACATACAAAACATTTTCCCTTTGATTAAGGATTTTAGGGTGGCACTTGTCGTGCATGTGGACTTATCGGTGTTGATTTGGTTTGTTGCTTTTGCAGGGGTGTTGTGGAGTGTTTATGGCGGCGAGAGGCTGTTGAGGGTTGGGGTAGTGTCATTGATTTTTAGTGCGTTGGGGACTTTAATAGTTGCGCTTAGTCCCTTTTTAGGAGCAAGCCATCCGCTTATAAATAACTATGTGCCGGTTTTAAATGACAGGGTGTTTTTGGTTGGCATTGCATTATTTTTACTTGGGTTTTTTATTCTTTCTTTGAGAAGTTTGATTGTAATAAGGGTGGAGGGGGCATTTAAAAGCCTTGATGCAGCACTCCATCTGGGACTAAAGCTTGCAGCCGTCATAGGGCTTATGTCAATACTTGAGATAGTTTACACGTATTTTAAAATACCTGTCAATTTAGCTGAAACGCGGTACTACGAGATATTGTTTTGGGGGGGTGGGCATACACTTCAGTTTATGCACACACTGCTTATGCTCATAGCGTGGGTGCTGTTGGCTGTGGAAAGCGGTATAGATTTTCATAAATCTTCACCTTGGGTGTTTGCCACGCTATTTTTGGCACTTTTTGCAGGCTCTCTTGGAGGCCCTTACATTTTCGCTACAACGTCAGTGGAAACAGTTGAGTTCAGGCAGGCATTTACTGAGCTAATGGAGTGGGGTGTGGGTTATTCGGTTGTAGTTTTAGCGTTAATTATAGTTTACAGCCTGATAAAAAGCAAAGGGGGAACTGACAGTAAACATATTCGGGCAGCACTTATAAGTTCAATATTTTTATTTGGAGCCGGAGGGACTATCGGTTATTTAATAAGCGGTGTAAACGTAACAATTCCAGCCCATTATCATGGTGCAATAGTAGGAGTAACGCTTGCCTACATGGGGCTTGTATATATGTACTTACCAAGGTTAGGTTTTAGC is part of the Nitrospirota bacterium genome and encodes:
- a CDS encoding cbb3-type cytochrome c oxidase subunit I; the protein is MSISRVSLVKGWLYLGITSLVLAGMLSIILVFSRTPYIQNIFPLIKDFRVALVVHVDLSVLIWFVAFAGVLWSVYGGERLLRVGVVSLIFSALGTLIVALSPFLGASHPLINNYVPVLNDRVFLVGIALFLLGFFILSLRSLIVIRVEGAFKSLDAALHLGLKLAAVIGLMSILEIVYTYFKIPVNLAETRYYEILFWGGGHTLQFMHTLLMLIAWVLLAVESGIDFHKSSPWVFATLFLALFAGSLGGPYIFATTSVETVEFRQAFTELMEWGVGYSVVVLALIIVYSLIKSKGGTDSKHIRAALISSIFLFGAGGTIGYLISGVNVTIPAHYHGAIVGVTLAYMGLVYMYLPRLGFSRVPAKLGAIQAYLYGIGQFIHITGLAWAGGYNVQRKVTGVEQGLDTIKKIASMSLMGIGGVLAVVSGFLFLYVTIKALGSKGTSVI